In the genome of Ziziphus jujuba cultivar Dongzao chromosome 10, ASM3175591v1, the window AGTTCTAACTTAAAGTCAAGCATTTTCTGCTTGTACTTATCTCATTAagaaaaagtttgcaaaagaAAACACCACGGTATCTAATAGTATAAATTTTTCAGTTATCATTGACTTTATTTGGGTAAAAACAACTGCTAGCAAACTACTGTTACTTGTCTACAAAAGCCAAAAGCTGATTAAATGTGACAATGCAAAAATGGGTCAATATTATGATATAAAATTACTGATTTTCATAAGCAAATACAAGCACTTGCAAAACCATTAAGGTAACTTTATCATTCCTGCAGATTggtaaaatagttttaaagacACACCAAAATTCATTGCTTGAATGTCATCATCGAAGTCTATGTCATGACTTGACAGGCTATATCTTCCATCTGCTGTTGTATGTGCATATATCAAGCACAAGTCATTGAAATTTATCAAAGCTCTGTTCCTATAGAATTGTGCATCTGGGTGAGCCTGCAGGCATGTTACATCAATTAACATTCATAGAAACAAAAGattttccataaataaaaaaatagtaccTTGATGTAGGCATCCCATACATATTTTTCAGCAATCAACATTTGCCGATTGTTATCCCAAGAAAATCCATTTTGATCAAGAAGATTCTTTATATCATTGAATTGCTTCCACAAATTAGTGTAACGACTTTTTAATGCATTTACATCATATGGAGATCCAAAATTGGCATTAAACATGACCAGCATGTCATTCCAAGCTTGTTTATTGAATGTGTGGCCCATCCTATTTCCTCTATGCACCTGATCTAGCATAAGATCAATAAAGTAGCGCTCCATCGCTGGTGTCCAGTTTGTCCTTGAGCGATCACCATTTAGAGGGGCTTGGCTGCCCATATCTTCCCTACAACATCAAACCCACAAGttctttattctttctttcttctggGTTAGGGCACTCTTCAAATACTCAAAACCataagttttttattctttctttcttctggGTTAGGACATTCTTCAAATGCTAAGCAATAAGTCAACTTGTCATCTCAGACCACTGCATTCCTATTTGTATGCAAGAGGAGACCATCACATGCTAATTATCAAAGCAGGCTTGGGTTTTAGAATAGCGAAACTGAGTCTTAGTGAAAGCAACTATGAAGATCTTCTAAAGCGCATTAACAAGATTCAAAATCAAACTAGTAACCAAATGACTATAGGTACCTAAGATAAAAGTTTCTCAATCATCACTCATCCAAAAATAATTGCATCTTCCATTCCCAGTCAGGTTTTAAAGAAAAaccccatttttcttttctagtttGTATTTGCTTTTTCGTGAGTAAAGTAATTTCTCAATTGTAAGTTTTTGCACATTTATCCAATGCAACATCTGTTAATGGTTTATCAAAAATGAAGCTAACATATATAACAACAAGCAAAGAAGAAACTTAAAACATTCAAAGCCTCTGTTTGGTTGACTGGAAAACCTAGGAAGAAACACCAAACTGAGCTCCATTCTACAggatttggaaaaaataaaaaataaaaagcctaaGAGTGTTCCAATAATGGAAGCGAGTGGTGCAAAGCTCAGTTTAGCAGAATTCCAACATCTATtaaattccaaaataaaaaaaacgacGATCATCTCAAATTTTATTAACAGCCTATACATTTTTCTCGGTGAACAATCAGAAAGCTAGTGCTAATTTACTGATTATATATCATTTATTATATCCGAGTAGGTAGATTACGTAGAGAGATTAGCAATTGATACCTTGGATTTGTAAGTGTTTTAGGACGGAGAGAGGAAGTGGAAGAGAAGCTCCGAAGCCGAGTCTGGTTTTCACGGTTCTTCGGAGCTGCTACCATCGGAGCTTCTTCCTAACGTCTGTTTGGCTGCTAGTTGGAGATCAATCTTCTCTTGGAATAAAGATTTCCCCTTTCGTTGCAACAGGAATGAAggttttcctttttataaattgggCTGGGGCTGCATTATTTTCAAAAGACCCAACTAGCCCATCTAGTTTGGGCTTCATGAGCTTGTTTTGGTGGGCTGCCATATCCTCCATTGCAACTAGAAATTAGAAATTGGTTGGTCCAATGCTGTTGTGCTTGGTAGTTGATTTTGGTTTACGTTGATCAAACCTAAGTATGAGATTAAATCTAAAAGATCTTCTGTTTTATTAGTAGtatatcatatattaatttgttaattgaaGGTATAAATGAATTCTAtgttaaaatttgattaatgtTATTATTGTACCTTTAGTTATTGTAATTTGCAACTTTTGAACTTAACTATGAGATTAAATGGTGAATGTTGGTGTCCAGTTTGTCCTTGAGCGATCACTATTTAGAGGGTCTTGGTTGCCCAGAGCTTCCCTAAAACATCAAAACCATAAGTTTTAAAGGACAAAAGTATACTTAGTTTTTATTAGCTATATTTAATGTCAtccattacatatatatatatatatatatatatatatatatatattaaagctaTATTATTTCGTCTGGGTTGGTATCAACCATgatattaaaaaacatatatatttaataaagttACATTGTTTTCTTGAGTCGGAATCAAACGAACATTTAATTaagaaggattttttttttttgggttccaaaTTTGTGTAAAAAGCGGTGGAAGAAGAAAAACGaattacccattttttttttttaaattttatatcttcgttcttaattattttttaaacaaataatgacaaagaaaaaaataaacattttttacatttaaaaaaataataataataataaaacgaaTTGCTTCAAGCCAACTTACTAGCTAACTATTGTTTTTGTAGTTTTTTCCTTCTTCCGTGTCAGTTACTCTTTTTGACCATTTCAGCAGCTATATAAATTGTATGTATTAGCGTTAACAAAAAGTATTAGCAACAACGTTCCAATCAGAAAAGCTATAGGGAAAGAAGTAGAAGTATGGCAATAACGTTAACTAACTATtgaaaaatccaataaaatttctttcattttgctTTCTCAAATGTGAATCAATCCTTACCCTCTTctagtttttctaatttaagaCATCATACACGTCCATGTGCTAAAGTTACAGCAGCAAGTTTAGACAACAAATCATCATCTATATTCCTCAGGTAAGCGGTATCCGGACATGATTAACTTGTTGGCAAACATCTTCCCTGTCTTGGGCATGACATGCCAGTGCAACGTCAAGTTGAATTCTTTACCTCGGAGATTGGTTCCCTACATAAGGAACAAGAAACTTTGGTTTACTTCATGTCGAGAGTGAGTGGAACCTACCTAAACTGAGGTTACTGTACCTGATCGATGAAACGGTATTTGTTTGAAGTGTGAATCCAAAACTTTGCATGTTCCTTGGAAGGTATGATACCATCCCAAAGGGAGATCTGGAAAATGACATTTCAGGAACAATTCAGGCAATGGACTTAATAGTAATGAAGTAGACAGGCGCCAAAATATGCAGCAGCAGCATAAAAGAAGAGACAATTTATAAACCCACACATTTActtcaaaacatatataagcACAGGTATAATTGAAATGGAAAATCCCCATAGAATGTCCATGCAGTCAGCCAGATACCTAGAAGCTCACCTGATTCCAGGAGTTCTTCGTGGTTTCATACTCAGCAGCCAGAAAAACGAAAACCTATCATTCACAATAAGTGAAAAATTATCCAACATTAGTATAAAGATTTGttaaatatgtttaaatattttgatgcaATTATAGAAATCAGTGACTATCccattttaaattggtttattgtgttttacaaaatacaaatttgattcTACACCTTAACGGAGAATGCAACAAACAAATGCCAAGACCTTACTCTTATTTGGATTCACTCCCTAGGCATTAAAGCAATACATTATACTTCAGCCCCGTGATTATCACAGAAACTCCATCAGATATATTCTCAAGAACTTTTCTGTGTATGCAAATATTACAACTCAAGAAATCACATTGATAAAGTAGACAGTTACAAATTTTTTTCAgctaaaatgaaaaaggaatCCCAGTTGATAACCTGCTTTGTGTTCCATGTAAACAATGACTGTAAGTCTGCTGATATATTCAAAGTCATGCTGGCCTGCATAAGATGAAGACATTTTGAACAAATGAATAGGGCATATTAACATACGATGACACTGATTTAGAACACAACTTACGCATTGAGAACAAATATGATTTGATGCActaaatgtaaaatataaatgttGGAAGACGAAAACAGATTGCAAGGACATATCTTTCTCTCAGTACAACCCCCTTTCATAGTAATTTTACTTGTGGATTATTCCGTATAAGCAGACTTAATTACCCTCCTCAGAGAACAAGTCACAACCATtcctattaattttaattgtggATTTGTCCATTTCCACATAAcatatattgattattgatcAATATTTCTCTCATATCAAGATTTTGTTAAGTTGGGGGCGGGGGGAGCCTCTCTAGTTGTGTCCTTCAAGCCCATTATAACTCTCGTGTGCCATGTTCTTTTTGTTCCTATAAATATGTCTGAAGTAGGGAGATAAGTTTCTACACCATTGTGGAGTCTCCAAAATGTGTTATAAGGTTAAATAGGATGGCAAGTGGACTAGGATGGTTCTTAACTATGGAAAGAGTTCTGGATGCATTTACTTTCAATAAACCACTTTTTAGTTTGGTCAACAACTTCAGATGAACTTCCAAAGACATTTTTAGGTGTTCGTTTAATAGGACGGCCTCATTAATGTCTAATGAGCCTCATTCTTAAAAGCCAACAGTACCTTACCATTAATACAAATACCATGACCAATCCATATGTCCTAAACCTTATGACAAGCATATAACATCATCTAACTTGTGTACTTTATTTCTCAAGATCAAACTTTTCCCTTGAATCTAATGATTTTACTTCAAATCTTCTCTCAAGTTCCagcaatttataattatttgtctCATTGCTTAGAAATTATATAGTCAAACAAAGAAActtgtaaaatgaaaaataactgGTCCGGATACTAATATAAAACAAGACTAGGATTACACCTACAAATCTTCTACTTCCAAATGTGATAGTTTATTttgggggtttttttttttggggggggggtggtGTGGGTCGGGGTGGGGGGGAACCACAACTCTATCGCAAGataatttagatatatatttcactttcTATGTTGGTGCCTTTTGTATGACAGCAACACATCTATACACATAGTAGCTCTATGGCATTTCCTTCCCAATGCTATTAGGTAAGCAGACTGCCCTGGAAGTGTTTTACAATTTACTTCAAACAAGTTGTTTCGGGAGGGAAAAGATGAAATAAATTACAATACTGTACACACTACAAATTGTACTTCAATGAATTTTCTGTTCAGACCTTACATTGAACACCTGAAAGCTATTAAAATGAAAGGTATCACGCTTGAGCAGATTCGAAAGCATGGCAAATATTGTTGTTAGCTACAAGTATTGCAATTGTGTTATCAGTCAATCCAAACAGTTTCCTTCAATAATTCTCCTTTTCATTCGATCCTAAGCCCAATATTGTTGTTACCTATGAGTATTGCAATGGTGTTATCAGTCAATCCCAACAGTTTTCTTCAATGTTCTCCCTTTCATTCTATCCTAAGCCCAATTCACAAACTCGCACCTTGGAAGTCCTTTTTTCCAACTGAGAAGAAATACTCGTTCACTAATAGACCAGTGATGTTACAACTTATTACTCAAAAATAGAAAAGCCTCACTAATTTGAAGTATAGTACCAACCATGGGTAGAAGTGATTAATCTTTTAGATCCTAAACTGGACAAGTTATCATCTTCATATAATATACACATAAACGTAAACACATACAATTTGTTTATTCAGATTCATTTATgtacataaaaataacaaattttaccCATACAAAACCACTAAACCCTAATTTCACAACTTTGTCCACTCAACATtcaaataaagatatataaatttattatatatacaaatgttTTGTGTGTATACACACATGATCTAAGAATAAAGCCAAAGGTATCGTCTTTAGAGAGAAATTCCAATAAACACAAGTAACAAAACAGTTAAGactaaatcaaacaaaaaactattctcatttaaaaaaaaaaaaaaaaaaaaagccaatgtAAATCAGAGAAAACACTAAAGTACACATAAACTTTATCAGAAAGAAATCCAAAGATAATAGCCAACTAATTGATGCACTTTATTTCCAAATCACACTTTACCTCGTCGTTCCCATTGGGTTGCTTCTGGAACCAATTGATGTTCAATACCTAAGAAATACCCAAAATCAGAAATCCATAAATCTCAAACCCCAACTGGGTAATGATTCTGAGCCAAGGATCTATTTAATGAAAATTGCATAtagacaaaaaaagaagaagaaaaacctgGACTTGGGCAGTGGGTGAAGGATGGTTGAGGTTGTCCGAGATGGAAGCCATGGCGCACATGAGCGCGAGGATTGTGAGTCCAAAGGTTAGCAAAGCATTAGCTCTGTACCCAAACGAATGCatattttccttctttctgGTTTTGCTCTGGTTTTTGGGTTTGGGAGAGAAGACCGAAAAGTTTTACACTATAAACACACAGTGGAAGGAGAAGACTGAATGCGGTAACAGTTTTACACTCTGGCTCTTTACTCTTCATTCATTGGTCAGAACACGTATGTGGGACCCATTTTTCTCCGTCTTACATCGACTTTTTATGTACAACGTTGGttttttgtaagaaaaaaaaaatgtaatttaccaaaaaagagaaaaaaaaattctatatatttatatgtatatatatatatatgttttttaatatatttctcaCAAATTTACGGATCGTGACCCATCAATGTTATAGAGGCATAAATCAATCCGAATAATAGAAGAAACattaagaaaatggaaaaagagaagagaaaatttAATGGTTTGTactttttggaaaagaaaaattggtaCCAATGAAAATAGCACCATGGCACTTAGTACAGATTCTTGCCGTATCAAAAGTAAAAAATGGATCCAATTACTGCTTTTACGTGGTTAAGGAATTtattaacaaaagaaaacaaaaagatttcATCATtgtacttttttgttttgtgggaTTTATAGAGAGGTTGTTTTGTTGTCtaagcactttttttttttttttttttttttgaaaaattgttgtCTAAGCACTTGTGGAGGTAAAAAGAAGTGagtgatataataaaaaatggtcTAACTGTGTAGAACGTAAATTGGTTTTGCTGATCTGTCAGGATTATCTGGACTGATCATTGattaaaatatagatttgaTGATGTTAACATTTCCTTTTCACTATTTGGTCATCcttttatattatgtataacaaaataataataataatctatctAGAAcccaattgttagatttgaatGTTACTCATCAAATTATTAACTAccagaacatatatatatatatatatatatttatatataaataccagAGAAAAAGAGCCATTTTTATTTCTCTAGTCACATTTATTTAGCTGCAACTAGGCAAGCAAGTTTACACATAGAACATTACATTTTTCATCAACCAAAACACCTCTTTCTACATCTCTTCTATGGAATTGAGGTGAAGTTGAAGTTTGAGCATTTAGTCCTCCTAGACAACAACGAGGAACTAAACCCTAACCTTGAACTACCTATATCAAACTGCAGCAGATTGTCCTCCAATTGCATTGCCCCTATTACAATTGAATCCCTAGGACGAACCCCACCATCCACAAATCCCAAACACATCACATCTGGTCTTGCCTGAACCATTGAGTTTGAACCATAAATCCTCCACACAACATTTTGCATAACAAGGTCCACATTAGGAACTGAGGGACCCATCTTGGTGTTTCCGATCCTTTTGGAATCAAAACAGGTCCCAAATGGTGTTACAGGCTTCACTTGGGGTACCCCTTTAAGCTGATCAACAAACACTTTGCTCAAAGAGTAGTAAATCGAGTGTTCAAGGATAGTATAAGGGGTAGTGGTGCTAATTTTGACTCTTCCTAAGCCTCTTTTGGTGGGTGTTAGTAGAGATGAGTTCAATGGAACAATCTTATTGTTGATCTTTATTGATTTCACATCTATGTAGTACTCTCCTTGCTGGCTTATGGTTAATGGAGTGTAACTCACCGGACGCGAAACATCAATCCCCGGAAGCATGAAATAAGGTCCTTGTCCAAAGAAAATGACACCATTATTACCACCAGAGGAAGCAAGGCACATAGCAAATTTTTGTTGGAATCCAAAGTGGGAAGCAAGTTGTACTGGCAAAGAAATTGGGGCATGGCCTAGTCCAACAACACCTTGAACATTCTTTGGGAACCCTTTTTGGAGAAGTCGTGAAGGTgcacaagagaagagaaattGAGGGATTCTAACCATTGGACCAGGGTTAAAACCCTGAGTTGATGGAAGTAAAAGAGCGTCTTGGGCTAGCTCACCCATTGCAGCCTGGTTTGTGAATGGGTTCACTGCCATAAGCCCACATGTGTTGTTGTGGCAACCTGGTCTAGCTGTGGTTGGGCATTTGTGGCAGTAATGGCTATCGGCTTTAGAACACTGAGTGGAATGGCAAAGAGGAGCATTATAGGTTGATGATGAATATTGGTTCTCACAGTTTACCCACAAAAAACGACCATTTAGATCTATCACGAAAGGAAGTTTCAAAGGAGGAGTTCTCTTTTGAATGTTGGCCACATGAAGATTTGTAGCTCTGTCTTTTTGAACAGTCAAAACAAGCTTGGTTGGTTTGAAAGTCGTTTGTGATTCCGATATGAAAAACAGGAAACAGAGAGAGAAGAGGAGGAAGATGAGACAGCGAAAGGAAGAGGCCATGGAAGGAATATGGTGAAGAAGAAAATTCGGTTTAGGATGGTATAGAACGGTAAGCAAATTTTTTGtgcatatatttttatagaGGGTGTGTTATAGAGTATGGACATTTTTGGTGTTTGGCATTGTTCACGAAGGATTAGGaggttgtttttttcttttttaggctATGTGTTGGGCTTTGGTGGCGTTATATATTTGAGGTTCACATGCTAAGTTTTGGAAAGTAAGGCAAAAATGAGTGTAATTCATCGAAACAGAACAAAGAATGGATGAGTGTTAGGGGCACTTGGCAGTGAAGAAGAGCTTTAAGATACACTAGCCATGCAATAGCGTGTAGTCTAATTTGGCAAATTGGCATTATCTAGTTCTGAGGTTTAAGGGCTTGGATTGTTCCAAGAAACCCATCTTAGCTGAGGCATTGCTGAGTTATGTTCTGACAAAGCCTGCTGTATTAATTCATGTTCTAAAGTTgtaagaaacaaaacaaatattggGTTCAGAACCTTGGCCCATTTTTTGAATTTCTAAGACCCACAACCAATTTCTAAGGCATAATTTTCACATAAAAACTTCTGCTCATTTTAGTTTTCGACCATTTCATGTTTTTATGAAAATGACAGCAATTACTTATGGTTGAAGCAAGAACCATTCTGATTTAGATTCTAAACGGCAATAACTTTTTATGGTTTGTTTTTCACTTTTGGCTCATACCCATTAGGCACATCAACAAATAGAGAATGTGGAATTGAGCGTTGTAAAGAAAGTATTTTTACATGCAAAAAATGAAGATCCTCCAAAAACAGCTATGTTTTTTTTGCTTCAAACTGTATTATACCAGCTACTTTTTAAGTAATACGTAATTGGATAACTAAAATCATAGACATCAATTAATACGACGATGAAACCCAAAAGGAGACTATCAGAATCCAATGGCTTTTAGATAGATTGTTTGATCTCTTAAATATGATGTCATTTTTGCTTCATTCACAGTGAGACTGTGTTAGAAGAAATCACCAGCATAAAcgataattaatcaattatgtATTTATTCACTGTTGTCTATTATAAGCTGCAATGTAGTACAATAGCactcttataatatatattaaaatattttaattatacgCAGACAAAATTAAGCACATAATATTTCTACCTTCAATTACCATGCAATGCAAAATGAGAAAATCCAATGCATGTGGAAAAAGGTATGTTTGAAGttattattacccaaaaaaaaaaaaaaaaaaaaaaaaagaaaaaaaaaagcatgtttGAAGTTATATAAAGTTTTATGCTCAAGCATTTtcgaaaataaacaaatagtaATGCACGTTGCTTTTTCATGTATGATAACATTGTGTATTTAGAGTGTATAATCCTTGCGATTAGAAGGATCAATAACGCTAAGGAAATTTATCACGTACGTTAAGAACCATTGGAGAATAATAAATGTAGTAATATACAAATGTGGATTGTTCCAAGCAACCCATCTTTGCTGATggattgcctttttttttttttctttttttttttggttggacaAAGATcgtattcttttttctttcttttttaaaattttttttatcatttagaaTAATTATCTTCACCTTTCAATGTCTTGAATTCATAATTCttagatataaatatgaataatttataACTAAATCAATTTTACTTTATACAAAAATTGTATTCCTATTTTAAAGCTATATGCATACAAATATGGAGTCCAAAACCTGGGCtaatttcttaaatttctaaGGCATATTTTTGGCATATAAACTtcatcttcaatatttttttttcctagaaaacttcatcttcaataatgacgcataaatattttattttattttgacaatCTTTTAATGTTTCTAAAAAGGCTAAAGCTGGTATCAATTACTTATGTTTTGAAGCTAAACAAGAGCTGCTGTGATTTAGGTCCTAAActcaaattcttccaataaTTTCTGACCTAAAATTGTAGGTtctcttttgaaaaaaatatcagTGATAATGAGTTGGGCAACAGCTTTTTTAATGGTTTCGTTTTCACTTTGGTTCATACCCATTAGGCACATCAACATCCAAGATGGTTTAGTAAGCATCAAACATAGTGACGAGTATACATGAAGTTCACCTAAAATGATTATATCCAAATAGCCAATCAACATCGAATAGTAACCCACATACCCCTCATCAaataattcaagcaatttggacaaaaaacaattaattgatGCAATAATGGAGAGATTTCAAATGATTCAGGTCAAGATGCTCACCATTAAAGAATAGGTGTAGATGGGGCCCTATGCCACTCATTATGTCACACTTAAATCTAACACACTATTCCTCTACAGCCCAAAAAAGTGAGAAGCACTAAAAAATACAACTTGGTAGGGCAGCGGTTTGCTTGGCCTCAAGAAAAAGGAATTTAAGGGTTCAAAAGAGTAAAAGTAAAGGATATGGGTTCCAAAATCTTCCAATGCTTACCATATAACATAAGCAATGGCACTATCAAACCTTTGCAATTTTCTAGTacaattaaaaagcaaaaaaaacatacaagagaacaaaacaaaacatattataaatttttttttttttttttttttttgggttatccTAACAATTTACATTACATTGCAACTATCGGTATTCTCATCACTGAAGAAGTGAGTGTAGGGATCGGCCACATGAGGCGGTATCTGTGGTGCCGCGTAATTGACCGCAGGGTGTGGCCGTGCATACATCATTGGTTGGAACATCTCATTCCCATTGGCCCTCTGCTGGTTCATCAACATTGCCATGTACTGTTGTTGCTGCATGTactgttgttgctgctgctgttgtagttgttgttgttgttgttgttgttgatgaagTTGATTATAAGGGTTGCCAGGGCCCATCCCTTGATAATATCCTCCATTGCCGTTCATCATTGCTGCTGC includes:
- the LOC107411985 gene encoding signal peptidase complex subunit 3B, whose protein sequence is MHSFGYRANALLTFGLTILALMCAMASISDNLNHPSPTAQVQVLNINWFQKQPNGNDEASMTLNISADLQSLFTWNTKQVFVFLAAEYETTKNSWNQISLWDGIIPSKEHAKFWIHTSNKYRFIDQGTNLRGKEFNLTLHWHVMPKTGKMFANKLIMSGYRLPEEYR
- the LOC107411958 gene encoding gamma conglutin 1-like; protein product: MASSFRCLIFLLFSLCFLFFISESQTTFKPTKLVLTVQKDRATNLHVANIQKRTPPLKLPFVIDLNGRFLWVNCENQYSSSTYNAPLCHSTQCSKADSHYCHKCPTTARPGCHNNTCGLMAVNPFTNQAAMGELAQDALLLPSTQGFNPGPMVRIPQFLFSCAPSRLLQKGFPKNVQGVVGLGHAPISLPVQLASHFGFQQKFAMCLASSGGNNGVIFFGQGPYFMLPGIDVSRPVSYTPLTISQQGEYYIDVKSIKINNKIVPLNSSLLTPTKRGLGRVKISTTTPYTILEHSIYYSLSKVFVDQLKGVPQVKPVTPFGTCFDSKRIGNTKMGPSVPNVDLVMQNVVWRIYGSNSMVQARPDVMCLGFVDGGVRPRDSIVIGAMQLEDNLLQFDIGSSRLGFSSSLLSRRTKCSNFNFTSIP